A single genomic interval of Nonomuraea rubra harbors:
- a CDS encoding BtpA/SgcQ family protein — protein sequence MAKLIFGMVHLQPLPGTPYYEEGSFPRTLDVAVESARALSDGGADGCLVQTVERVYRVDDESDAARTAAMTLVVNAIVQATGPGFQVGVQLMRNALRASLAVATVTGASFIRAGALVGATLTEHGLVTADPMGVMEYRRRIGARGVRVLADVDSSHFTWYGGGKPTAEVARAAVKVGADAVVLGHADERRTTELIASVREAVPGVQVILAGHTDHANAARLLARADGAFVGGCLERGGWGGSIDVDLVRRYVEIVRGIS from the coding sequence ATGGCGAAGCTGATCTTCGGCATGGTGCACCTCCAGCCGCTGCCCGGCACCCCGTACTACGAGGAAGGCAGCTTCCCGCGCACGCTCGACGTCGCGGTCGAGTCCGCCCGCGCGCTGTCCGACGGCGGCGCGGACGGCTGCCTGGTGCAGACGGTCGAGCGCGTCTACCGGGTGGACGACGAGTCGGACGCGGCCAGGACCGCCGCCATGACCCTCGTCGTGAACGCGATCGTCCAGGCCACGGGCCCCGGCTTCCAGGTCGGCGTCCAGCTCATGCGCAACGCGCTCAGGGCCTCGCTCGCCGTCGCCACGGTCACCGGCGCCTCCTTCATCAGGGCGGGCGCGCTGGTCGGCGCGACGCTCACCGAGCACGGCCTGGTCACGGCGGACCCGATGGGCGTCATGGAGTATCGCCGCCGCATCGGGGCGCGGGGCGTCCGGGTGCTCGCCGACGTCGACTCCAGCCACTTCACCTGGTACGGCGGCGGCAAGCCGACGGCCGAGGTGGCCAGGGCGGCCGTGAAGGTGGGCGCCGACGCGGTGGTGCTGGGTCACGCCGACGAGCGCAGGACCACGGAGCTGATCGCCTCGGTCCGTGAGGCCGTCCCCGGCGTGCAGGTCATCCTGGCCGGGCACACCGACCACGCCAACGCGGCCAGGCTGCTGGCCCGGGCCGACGGGGCGTTCGTGGGCGGCTGCCTGGAGCGCGGCGGCTGGGGCGGCAGCATCGACGTGGACCTGGTCAGGCGGTACGTCGAGATCGTCAGGGGGATCTCGTGA
- a CDS encoding pyridoxal phosphate-dependent aminotransferase → MRLFESVRPARLPEVPGPPASFAGRDGFADGFVPAVDDRMLDVYARARNPEDPLELRDLWLGRVECELGAAARSPGAHRVAQAERWRSAAVLRTVGPADVLGSRATVRFVKELFNWYFRDDLYGELRPQATHILSGGSIDEQAWGLPQTLKDCIRFALDMDWYGYSDSRGRLPVREAVAEYENARMEAPAYHAGNVAITMGGTFAVSSLADFVLHGASPTGSPALCAIPNYPPLVETVARRSQVRLVPLPSLDGRTSLQPLIDALTPDTPMVLLQTVGNPTGAAVVEADLVRLIRAASPSTMIVLDECHEWLGPERPCSGVRAAPNVVRVSSLSKTWSAPGLKVGWLVADERFVADYYEYASTTFGGPPSFFYTIVEVLARMERWLLTGLVTPTAAEVGEFEPAYGMRLGPLIAAYRSYRSERLRREAGLKALRDQASGELAQTPARVLEPHYSINTMVEFTGWDDSYLCFRDLLHGSGVSVFPGILTFCFSGGVVRITSSRREQDLRAALGRLKSAFTLTSPR, encoded by the coding sequence ATGCGGTTATTCGAATCCGTACGCCCGGCCCGCCTTCCCGAGGTGCCCGGTCCGCCTGCCTCCTTCGCCGGCCGGGACGGCTTCGCCGACGGTTTCGTGCCCGCCGTTGACGACCGGATGCTCGACGTCTACGCCCGCGCGCGCAACCCGGAGGACCCGCTGGAGCTGCGCGACCTGTGGCTCGGGCGGGTGGAGTGCGAGCTCGGCGCCGCCGCCCGGAGCCCAGGGGCGCACCGGGTGGCGCAGGCGGAGCGGTGGCGTTCGGCCGCCGTGCTGCGTACGGTCGGGCCCGCGGACGTGCTCGGCTCCAGGGCCACGGTCCGCTTCGTCAAGGAGCTGTTCAACTGGTACTTCCGCGACGACCTCTACGGCGAGCTGCGCCCGCAGGCCACGCACATCCTGTCCGGCGGGTCCATCGACGAGCAGGCGTGGGGCCTGCCGCAGACGTTGAAGGACTGCATCCGCTTCGCCCTCGACATGGACTGGTACGGCTACTCCGACTCCCGCGGCCGCCTGCCGGTGCGCGAGGCCGTGGCCGAGTACGAGAACGCCCGCATGGAGGCCCCCGCCTACCACGCGGGGAACGTGGCGATCACCATGGGCGGCACCTTCGCGGTCAGCTCGCTGGCGGACTTCGTCCTGCACGGCGCCTCGCCCACCGGCTCGCCCGCGCTGTGCGCGATCCCCAACTACCCGCCGCTCGTCGAGACCGTGGCACGCCGGTCGCAGGTGCGGCTCGTGCCGCTGCCCTCGCTGGACGGGCGCACCTCGCTGCAGCCGCTCATCGACGCGCTGACCCCGGACACCCCGATGGTGCTGCTCCAGACGGTGGGCAACCCGACCGGCGCCGCCGTCGTGGAGGCGGACCTGGTCCGGCTCATCAGGGCCGCCTCGCCGTCCACCATGATCGTGCTGGACGAGTGCCACGAATGGCTCGGCCCTGAGCGGCCGTGCTCCGGCGTCCGGGCCGCGCCGAACGTCGTCCGCGTCTCCAGCCTGTCGAAGACCTGGTCGGCTCCTGGCCTGAAGGTGGGCTGGCTGGTGGCGGACGAGCGGTTCGTGGCCGACTACTACGAGTACGCCTCCACCACCTTCGGCGGGCCGCCCTCGTTCTTCTACACGATCGTCGAGGTGCTGGCCAGGATGGAGCGCTGGCTGCTGACCGGCTTGGTCACGCCCACCGCGGCCGAGGTCGGCGAGTTCGAGCCGGCCTACGGCATGCGGCTCGGCCCGCTCATCGCGGCCTACCGCTCCTACCGGTCGGAGCGGCTGCGGCGCGAGGCGGGCCTGAAGGCCCTGCGCGACCAGGCGAGCGGCGAGCTGGCGCAGACCCCCGCGCGGGTGCTGGAGCCGCACTACTCCATCAACACCATGGTCGAGTTCACCGGCTGGGACGACTCCTACCTCTGCTTCCGCGACCTGCTGCACGGCAGCGGGGTGTCGGTCTTCCCCGGCATCCTCACCTTCTGCTTCTCCGGAGGCGTCGTCCGCATCACCAGCTCGCGCCGCGAGCAGGACCTGCGGGCCGCGCTCGGCCGGCTGAAGTCCGCCTTCACGCTGACCTCGCCCAGGTGA
- a CDS encoding TauD/TfdA family dioxygenase yields MHHGAFTENSTDRHVASRRNLLDSGAILPPPAAPAIHATAAGFLAGPVHDALNCLASTGCAVVRLDEPLTARQFLAFGALLGEAMPEKDPAVLPYVEEEVILNLRREHATTADVSLQPFATNSLSLHTESSGRKAAEQPRYIVLMCVTPGNDPTASQTVLVPMADVQRRIGPEAAATLRQTRYRHSAEGPSLLRTVDGRPVFSFRDFQSQPLQWTHLGQDAGGVNQAVLGLLAAMYGTSATGVHWARGMIVVIDNTFFFHGRTASPPAAAASAAPRHLKRLRIM; encoded by the coding sequence ATGCATCATGGTGCATTCACAGAGAATTCGACCGACCGGCATGTGGCGTCCAGGCGGAACCTGCTCGACAGCGGCGCCATTCTTCCGCCGCCCGCGGCACCGGCCATTCACGCGACAGCCGCCGGATTTCTGGCCGGCCCGGTCCACGACGCATTGAATTGCCTGGCCTCGACCGGCTGCGCCGTCGTGCGACTGGACGAGCCATTGACCGCGCGGCAGTTTCTGGCCTTCGGCGCGCTGCTCGGTGAGGCGATGCCGGAAAAGGATCCGGCCGTCCTGCCCTACGTCGAGGAGGAGGTCATTCTCAACCTCCGCCGCGAGCACGCCACCACCGCGGACGTCTCCTTGCAGCCATTCGCGACGAATTCGCTGTCGCTGCACACGGAGAGCAGCGGCAGGAAGGCCGCGGAACAACCGCGGTACATCGTCCTGATGTGCGTCACCCCCGGAAACGATCCGACGGCCTCCCAGACGGTCCTGGTGCCCATGGCCGACGTGCAGCGCCGGATCGGGCCGGAGGCGGCGGCGACGCTGCGCCAGACCCGATACCGCCACAGTGCCGAGGGGCCCAGCCTCCTGCGTACGGTGGACGGCCGGCCGGTCTTCTCCTTCCGCGACTTCCAGTCCCAGCCCCTCCAGTGGACCCACCTCGGGCAGGACGCGGGCGGCGTCAACCAGGCCGTGCTCGGCCTGCTGGCCGCGATGTACGGCACGTCCGCCACGGGCGTCCACTGGGCCCGAGGCATGATCGTCGTCATCGACAACACCTTCTTCTTCCACGGCCGTACCGCGAGCCCACCGGCGGCCGCGGCCTCCGCCGCCCCGCGCCATCTCAAGCGGCTGCGCATCATGTGA